The genomic window GAATGGTCATGGGATGTGGAGGGCGACATCACCTTCACGTTGCACATGCAGATTGCCAATATGTTTGCCTCGATCACCACCATGCCGTGCAACGAGCTCTTGCATGACCAGTTTCTCTGGCCAGCAGACGTGTCTAGAAAGTACACAGCCAAATCGGTCCACCAGAGACTGTCCATGGGGTTGGTGATATCGCCTACGGCGGCGTGTATCTGGAGGAGTTGGGCACCTCTGCGGTGCAAGATTTTCGCATGGTTCATGGTGTAGTACAGGCTGTGGACCTTGGACAGGCAAGCCAGACACGGCCTCCAAGGTTGTGGACCTTGGACAGGCGAGCCAGACATGGCCTCCAGGATGAGCCTTCAGCATGTTACACTTGCCTGCAGGAGCAAGACAACGTCGATCACATCCTTGCCCGTTGTGTCTATGCGAGAGAAGTTTGGCACCGCTGTTTCGAGGGGCTTAATCTGAACATCGTGCCTCCCACTACACTCACTACATTCAAGGATTGGTGGCTCGATGGGAGGAGGGGGTTTTCGGGCAGAGTTTTGCGAGGGTTTAACTCCTTTGTGATATGGACCGCATGGGCGCTCTGGAAGCAAAGAAACACTAGGGTGTTCAACCGAACAGCAGAACAAAAAACACCTGAACGACTTGTGATCCAGGTGTTCGATGAGATCAACGAGTGGAGGCTTGCCGGCCTCGGTGTAGGTGGTCTAGACCCTTTTGTGAGAGGTTAGCTAGGTTTTTTTTAGTTGGTGCAGGTGTGAGGTTCGGCCAAATGAGATGTTCGCATCCTAGTTTGGCTTCTTGTAATTTGTTCTCTCTGTATGGTACGCCATTTCCATACTCTCGAAAAAAAAAACGACGACCATCAAGAGCATGTTGCAAAGTGAGGCGCATGCTAATAATCAAACTTGTGTAAAGTAAATTATTGTACCGATGCCACTTATGGTGGATGCAGGATATGAGTTGGAAATACATCTTATTTAGACACTTTTGCAATGCAAAGGTCCACCAAATACTGGCATGCATACACACATGCAGGAGCATGAGCAGATAAGTATCACTGTAGGTAGGATTGTATCACGCTGGTAGTCGGAGGTGGGCACCACGCAGGAGCTCAGTAGTAGCTGTGATTCTTGGGCTGTGCGCACccgccgccatagccgccgccgccgagctgcTGGTGGCGCTCGTACGCCGCGTAGTACTGCGTGCCGCCGGGCGCCGCAAGGCCCACCACCTCCTCTTCGCAGTCGCTCTCCTCCTCGCTCTCTTCGTCACTCTCACACCCGTGGTTGAACCGCTGCTTCTCTCTCTCACGGCGTTGGGTAAGAGCATCATACCCTGCGACGCCGCCGACGCCGCACCCTTGCTGCGGGTACGCATTTTGCAGGCCGCCGGAGGCCCCGTGCTGCTTCTGGACGAGCGTGTCGTACCCGGCGACGCCGGTGGCGCACCCTTGCTGGTACGACGCGTTCTGCGCCACACCGCCGTGGTAGAAAGTGGTGTTACTGGTGTACCCTCCGTACCCTCCGGCGTCGGCACCGTGCTGGTAAGCCATCTGCCGGCCGCCGTAGCCGTGCTTCGTCTGCTTCGCGCCGCCGTGGTGGAAAGCAGCGTCGTATCCTCCGGCATCAGCATCGTGCGCGTAAGCCTTTTGCCCAGCGCCGTAGCCGTGCTTCTGCGTCGCGCTGCCGTGGTGGACACCGCCGTACCCTCCGGCGTCGCTCCCGTGCTGGTATGCCTTCTCCCCGTAGCCGTGCTTCTGCACCGAGCTGTCGTGGTGGACGCCGTCGTATCCTCCCGCTGCAGCGCCATGCTGGTACTGCTCGCCTCCGTAGTCGTGCTTCTTCACGACGCCGTAGCTGTCgtggtggagggcggcggcggcgctcccatGCTCGTACGCCTTGTGCTCGTTGTAGCCGTGCTTCTGGACCGTGCTGTCGACGTACGCCTTCTGCTCGCCGCCGTAGCCGTGCTTCTGGACCGTGCTGTCGACGTACGCCTTCTGCTCGCCGCCGTAGCCGTGCTTCTGGACCTTGCTGTCCTGATGGAGAGCGGTGTACCCCTTGAGATTGCCTTCATGCTGGTACGCCGTATGCTCGCCGCCGTAGCCGCTCTTCTGGACCTTGCTGTCCTGGTGGTGACCACCGTACGCCTTCTGCTCGCCATAGCCATGCTTCTGCGCCGAGCTGTCATGGTGGGCCTCAGCCCCATAATGCTGGTAAGCCTTCTGCTCACCGTAGGCATACTTCTGCGTTGCGCCGGTGCTGTCGTGGCTGGCAGCGTCGTAGCCTCCATGCTGATACGACGACGTCTTCTgcccgccgtagccaccgtgcttcTGCACGGAGCTTTCGTGGTGGTGAGCGCTGTACCCTCCGGCGCCGCTCTCATGCTGGTACGACGACGCCTTCTGCTCGCTGTAGCCGCCGTGCTTCTGCGCGGCGTTGTCACAGACGAGGGCGTCGAAGCCTCCGACGTCGCTCCCGTTGTACGCGGCCTGCTTACCGTTGAGGCTCATGTGGCTGATCTCCGTCACGACGGTGGTCACGGAGTCGGAGTTCTGGGTGTGGTAGCTTATCACGGGCTTGCTCTGGCTCTGGCCGTAGCCGCCACCGAAGCCCAAAGCACGCTTGACGATGGACATGGCTGCTTGCTTGCTTGGGCTCCTGGCTACTTGCTCTTACTACTACGGCTAGCTTGTGTTTTTGTCTTGCTAGTTGCTTTGTGCTCTGCTGTATGTGGCAGCCTTGGGAGGTAGGGTTTTATAGGCGCCGTGGCGAGGATGGGAGCCATAGCATTTGTGCTTGGTATGGTAGCTGATGGATATATGCTCTAAACTTTATATCTGGTCAAGCATCTAGTCGTTCAAACCTAAGGTCCGTATATATCTCCAAATTTCCAAGCATCTTGTAAATTTCGAAGCACCTAGTGATTCCAACCCAATTTCGGTGCCTGGCGGGAATGTAAATTTCCAAGCATCCTCGCCAAATTTCCAAGCATCTTGTATATATCTCCAAATTAACAAGCATATCTTGTAATTATTGGAAGATTAAAGCCAAGATCATATTCGCGAGCCATATTTGATGGCCTGTTTTCATCCCACGCCTGGTGGGATGCTTACTTATCGTATCTTACAGTGAAATGATTAAACAATTTGTGCTAACGTGTCACATAAATAGATTTTTCTTTCTTTCGAAAAGAGGGTAGAAAACCCAGGTCCTGCACTGATAGATGTACGCATCATTCTACTACCACATAGTTTTTAATAATTCAAGAGAGGACAAGATCAATTAAACCTATAACAAGATTGAAACAATCGAAAACAACACATGATCATGATGCCTCATGTGTCACTAATCTAATTAAATTTTTGTAACCTGAGTGACCATTTCCCAGCGGTTGCACCTGGAGTCCATGCATGCCCGGTTCTCCTCCCACCGAAGATAGGACCACACACATAGCCAATTGATTGTCGGGGTTAGGGAAGGTTCAACCCTGGTCTTCTGCATTCGTCATCTCAATAGCCACTAAGGGACACCTTGTTCTAGCCCAGAGGCATGATTCATCAATAATTAGCTTACACAACTTATCCACCAACCGGTATCTTGTATTGAAAATCCGGCCAGTCGTTCTTTCAAAAGGAAACAAGAAATGAGAATGACCAATGAATTGAGGTACATGGAAGCAACTTTTGAGAAGGAATTATCCTCGCATGCCACCAATCTGTGAGAGAAGAGGTAGCAAAGTAAGGTGTCTGCCTCGCCTGCAAACCACCCTAGCCAACATCTTCCACGGTCCAATAGAAAACTGACACGAGACGGGTAAATGGCAAGTTGTTTCTCTCCTGTTGAAACAAAGTTGACAACAACTACAACGTGGTCAAACCCTTTTCTCAAGATTGTCAGCAGTTAAGCTCTTCCCTTGTCTAGGTAAAAATCTTGCATTTAAGCAGAGCAAAGATGAACCGGATAAGGTTGCTGAAGTCAATCGAGTGCAGGGTTAACTGAAATATTCATGCAAATTTCTTCGAATAAATCCCTCTTTTAGTCCATCACCAAGTCAATGTATCAATTGTTCTAGGCAGAAGACTACAGAGCAGCCTTTTGATAACATTTGTGGATTCATGAAGGGAATTCTGAGGGAGATAATTTTTCATGAACTTCAACCAGGAATCATCTTCAAGAGCATCAACCTATATTACTTTTGGTAAAACACTGTAGAAGGTTTGGCTTGCAAAAAAGGCATCTCCAAGAGCCACCGATCATACCAAAGTTTTGTAAGCATGCCATCGCCTATATTCATGTAAGTGTTTCAGATGCTTTAAGTTGCATCATCAACAGGGGAGGGTGATCCCATGCCTCGGATTGTTAGGTTCCATCTAGGGTTGCCACCGCCAACGAAGCTTCAGGCATTGCTTTAGGCTCTGATATAATGAATGTCAAGCCCGCCTAACTCCATTGGCCGACACACATCGGTCGAACGCACAAGACACCTCCCATCATTGGCTAGtttagaaccccccccccccaagaaagTTCCTCTCAAGCTTCTCAATTAGGCAAAGAGGCCGCTCAATGACCATCGTATTGCTAGGCCATAGATGGTTCCTCTCTTAAGCCGATGGGAGGAACCATCTATGGCCTAGAACCCCTTCGCACACAAAAAGAATACAGAAAAGAAAACTAAGATGCCACCCAAGatcctcttttatttttaatacgTCGCGAGGCCATCGTAGAAATGGCCTGGGCCGGTGCAGACGCATGCACCGCCGCCTCAAAACGTGGGTGCTGGAGGTGCTTCCGGACCGCCCCGGGGACAATGGGGTGACGATGGTTACAATGCGTATGGTGATGGCCAACACCGTGGTTCGTCGTCGACGGGTGCTGGCCGCGGATATGCTTGGCAGAGTGATGGTACAGCGGAGAGACCTTTTCTCGGTCCTCCGGGTGGTTTTGTTAAGGGGGCTTCTGGCCCTGACTATCGGCAGTGGGGTGGATACCGTGGTCATTGTGGTGGTCGAGGTGGTCATTTCCGTCACAGGCAGCTTCCTCCGCCTGTTGTCGTCGAGCAGACGGCCGCCGCCGGGGCTGCCGAGATGCCGCAACTGTCCGGTCAGGCTATGGATGTGGTGACGGCGCTCGCCAATGCTGAGATACCTGGGACTGAGACCACGACGTCGGCCTCGGTGGAGGCAGCAGATAGGGCTGACTCGGATAGAGCATCCAATTGGGCGCGCAAGAAGGAGAAAATGGTGTGCTATCGTTGTGGAGAGAAGGGTCACTTTATTGCTGAATGTGTGGTTGAACTTTGTGATACTTGTGGCAAGCCGGCACATGATACGGGGGAATGCCCGATTTTCCGTGATCAGATGCCGTCTCTTACTATGTATGGAGTGTACTGTGCTGAGCTGACGTTCTTTGAGTCTCCTAGTGCGAGGGAGATACCAGAGGAGACCCAGAGTATGACCACTAGGGTGGTGAAAGTTACCAAAGGAGATGTCTCTAAGACTCAAATTGTGCAGAGGCTTAAGGAGTTAGCTCCAGGTGACTTCTAGTGGGAGCTCGTTAGTCTTAAGGCCAACATGTTTAATGTTGATTTCCCTTCGGTTGAGGATTTGCAGAGACTTTTGAGTTTTAGGTTGTGCAGAGTACCTGGCACAGAATGTATCCTGGAGTTCCACGAGTGGAAGAAGGTCGAGCCTCAGGGCAAGCCTCTTACTCAGGTATGGTTACGTTTTTCCGGGGCTCCCTCGAAGCCGATGTAGGATGCTTGGGTCGTGGCTAGCTTGGGCATTGTGGTGGGGAAAACTAAGAGAGTGGATATGGCTTTTACCCGAGCTCACGGGGTAGCCCGACTGCTGGTGAGTGTTTTGGATATTGAGTTCGTGCCTGATGTGGTCAAGTGGACATATAGGGGCCAGATTTACAACTTCAAGATTGAGTTTGTGGATGATGATCTGTTCGCTGAGGCTATCAATGGGACTGATGTAGACATGCACGAGGGAGATCACAGCTCGGGTGCTAAGGAGGCACCAGTCGATGATGTTGGACGAGAGTTGTCCAACGGATCGGGATCCGTTTCTCAGATGCTCGGGGATGGGACGGCACCACCCTCTTCGATGCCAATGACTTCTCTGAGATTTGGGTCATTTGAGCCTGCTTCGGTGTCTCCCAGACTCTGGAGTGAACGGATGGAGTCCGACGATGTGTTTGAGCCCATGTTACCTACCCTGGATTTTGAGGATGCTGATAGTTCCGTTCTCGGGGGCTCGACGACCTCGGTCAAGGGAGGGGGGAGGAGCTTGGGCAGGTGGCCACTCTTTCTCCTGCTCCACCCGTTGTCTCACCTCGGGC from Triticum aestivum cultivar Chinese Spring chromosome 3B, IWGSC CS RefSeq v2.1, whole genome shotgun sequence includes these protein-coding regions:
- the LOC123071896 gene encoding hornerin isoform X2, with translation MSIVKRALGFGGGYGQSQSKPVISYHTQNSDSVTTVVTEISHMSLNGKQAAYNGSDVGGFDALVCDNAAQKHGGYSEQKASSYQHESGAGGYSAHHHESSVQKHGGYGGQKTSSYQHGGYDAASHDSTGATQKYAYGEQKAYQHYGAEAHHDSSAQKHGYGEQKAYGGHHQDSKVQKSGYGGEHTAYQHEGNLKGYTALHQDSKVQKHGYGGEQKAYVDSTVQKHGYNEHKAYEHGSAAAALHHDSYGVVKKHDYGGEQYQHGAAAGGYDGVHHDSSVQKHGYGEKAYQHGSDAGGYGGVHHGSATQKHGYGAGQKAYAHDADAGGYDAAFHHGGAKQTKHGYGGRQMAYQHGADAGGYGGYTSNTTFYHGGVAQNASYQQGCATGVAGYDTLVQKQHGASGGLQNAYPQQGCGVGGVAGYDALTQRREREKQRFNHGCESDEESEEESDCEEEVVGLAAPGGTQYYAAYERHQQLGGGGYGGGCAQPKNHSYY
- the LOC123071896 gene encoding glycine-rich cell wall structural protein 1.8 isoform X1; the encoded protein is MSIVKRALGFGGGYGQSQSKPVISYHTQNSDSVTTVVTEISHMSLNGKQAAYNGSDVGGFDALVCDNAAQKHGGYSEQKASSYQHESGAGGYSAHHHESSVQKHGGYGGQKTSSYQHGGYDAASHDSTGATQKYAYGEQKAYQHYGAEAHHDSSAQKHGYGEQKAYGGHHQDSKVQKSGYGGEHTAYQHEGNLKGYTALHQDSKVQKHGYGGEQKAYVDSTVQKHGYGGEQKAYVDSTVQKHGYNEHKAYEHGSAAAALHHDSYGVVKKHDYGGEQYQHGAAAGGYDGVHHDSSVQKHGYGEKAYQHGSDAGGYGGVHHGSATQKHGYGAGQKAYAHDADAGGYDAAFHHGGAKQTKHGYGGRQMAYQHGADAGGYGGYTSNTTFYHGGVAQNASYQQGCATGVAGYDTLVQKQHGASGGLQNAYPQQGCGVGGVAGYDALTQRREREKQRFNHGCESDEESEEESDCEEEVVGLAAPGGTQYYAAYERHQQLGGGGYGGGCAQPKNHSYY